A single genomic interval of Anopheles darlingi chromosome X, idAnoDarlMG_H_01, whole genome shotgun sequence harbors:
- the LOC125954711 gene encoding 39S ribosomal protein L3, mitochondrial yields the protein MASFGSLSSLFRSTLQNPWWIVNPARSKNYLNRPRLRNPVWFVKKTRTLHDEQFTQENSAFLGEVRRETVQAAADRNQANLLQLRTGGEEAGPVAEWAPGLKRTGVIAKKIGQYPLWTRNGTKIRTTLLQIVENEVVKYIPPEEYRPAQEPRQRRNWRRPYGCLLVGAENGDPSLFTKEYAGLFQHTGVLPKQHLCRFLVSPEAQLPPGTALTVDHFRVGDYVDVRGKTVDRGFQGVVKRHGFKGMPKTHGVTKTHRRPGNIGAGGQKARVWPGTKMPGHMGNRWRVLRGLQVLRINRQYNVMWVRSSNIAGSTNGLVYVYDTVLPLRKHGAKRGPSGQPPFPTALSPPAPTEEAEVWHDQLHDFRRLSISFGSGD from the exons ATGGCATCGTTTGGCAGCCTTTCGTCACTGTTCCGATCGACGTTACAGAATCCGTG GTGGATCGTGAATCCGGCTCGCTCGAAGAACTATCTGAACCGACCACGGCTGCGGAACCCAGTGTGGTTTGTGAAAAAGACACGCACG CTACACGATGAACAGTTTACCCAGGAAAATAGCGCGTTCTTGGGTGAGGTGCGCAGAGAAACGGTGCAAGCGGCGGCCGATCGAAACCAGGCGAACCTGTTGCAGCTGCGAACTGGCGGCGAGGAGGCTGGCCCGGTTGCTGAGTGGGCGCCCGGTCTGAAGCGGACCGGTGTGATCGCAAAGAAGATCGGCCAGTACCCGCTGTGGACGCGCAACGGCACCAAAATCCGCACGACGCTACTGCAGATTGTGGAGAACGAGGTGGTCAAGTATATTCCGCCCGAGGAGTACCGGCCAGCGCAGGAGCCGCGTCAGCGACGCAACTGGCGCAGACCGTATGGGTGCTTGCTGGTCGGGGCGGAGAATGGTGATCCATCACTGTTCACGAAGGAGTACGCTGGCCTGTTCCAGCACACGGGGGTCCTGCCCAAACAACACCTGTGCCGGTTTCTGGTGTCACCCGAGGCGCAGCTTCCGCCCGGTACCGCACTCACCGTCGATCATTTCCGGGTCGGTGACTATGTGGACGTGCGTGGCAAGACGGTAGACCGTGGCTTTCAGGGCGTGGTGAAGCGACACGGCTTCAAAGGCATGCCGAAGACGCACGGTGTCACGAAAACACACCGACGCCCGGGCAACATTGGGGCCGGTGGACAGAAGGCCCGGGTCTGGCCGGGCACCAAGATGCCCGGTCACATGGGCAATCGGTGGCGGGTGTTGCGCGGATTGCAGGTCCTGCGAATCAACCGTCAGTACAATGTGATGTGGGTGCGGAGCAGCAACATTGCCGGTAGCACCAATGGGCTTGTGTACGTGTACGATacggtgctgccgctgcgcaAGCACGGCGCCAAACGAGGCCCATCCGGTCAACCACCGTTCCCGACCGCACTTAGCCCACCAGCGCCCACGGAGGAGGCAGAAGTGTGGCACGACCAGTTGCACGACTTTCGGAGGCTCTCCATTTCTTTCGGGTCCGGCGATTAG
- the LOC125954100 gene encoding tRNA-dihydrouridine(20) synthase [NAD(P)+]-like yields MAGKIKTQLDYRNKLILAPMVRVGTLPMRLLALEYGADLVYTEEIIDWKLLRAERRVNDVLGTIDYIDTTDGTVVFRTCPAERGKVVLQIGTAAAERAAAVGRMLQEDVSAIDVNMGCPKDFSIKGGMGVALLYDLPRAKSILEALVQTVSIPVTCKIRLMPDVDDTIKLARELQSTGISAIGVHGRTKTERPRDPVNEAAIARVAKSLDIPVIANGGSQSITRRCDILKFARQCGTGSAMVARAAEWNVSVFRPDGPLPLDDVIRRYLTLSVRYDNSPANTKYCVQMMLRSLQESPIGRRLLDSQTMQQICDIWELGDYCRETQLVYHQAGNQGRRACRPRTLSLDQSVDGSLGGGKRQCFEGQTSNQEQSVIEENICFIRANFPQDNELPKTKLFLYARRNNLELAQYEVQQKDKLFKGIIEFDGKRYSSTFWEKSKRFAEQAAALVCLVQLGVEQRDTLIANGAMMKPVSEVAAPTQNSFDEPSSKEISAKETPEQKPIEIAVKDYVVV; encoded by the exons ATGGCGGGAAAAATTAAGACGCAGCTCGACTATCGAAATAAGCTGATCCTCGCACCCATGGTGCGGGTTGGTACTTTGCCGATGCGTCTGCTCGCCCTCGAGTACGGCGCCGACCTGGTATACACGGAGGAAATCATCGACTGGAAGCTGCTGCGTGCCGAACGACGGGTCAACG ACGTGCTAGGGACGATCGACTACATCGATACTACCGATGGTACGGTCGTATTTCGGACATGCCCGGCCGAACGGGGAAAGGTGGTGTTGCAGATTGGAACGGCAGCTGCAGAGCGGGCTGCTGCCGTAGGACGAATG CTACAAGAGGACGTGTCCGCCATCGACGTGAACATGGGCTGTCCGAAAGACTTCTCTATCAAGGGTGGTATGGGAGTGGCCCTACTGTACGATTTACCACGCGCCAAGTCCATACTCGAGGCACTGGTCCAGACGGTTTCCATTCCGGTGACATGCAAGATACGGCTGATGCCGGATGTGGATGATACCATCAAGTTGGCCCGCGAGCTACAGTCGACCGGTATCAGCGCAATCGGTGTGCACGGACGCACCAAAACGGAGCGACCACGCGATCCAGTGAACGAAG CTGCAATCGCGCGGGTTGCCAAATCCCTGGACATACCGGTCATTGCGAATGGTGGTTCCCAATCGATCACGCGACGCTGTGACATACTCAAGTTCGCTCGGCAATGCGGTACTGGCAGCGCGATGGTCGCCCGGGCCGCCGAATGGAACGTGTCCGTGTTCCGCCCCGATGGTCCACTACCACTCGATGATGTGATCCGGCGCTACCTAACGCTCTCCGTGCGCTACGACAATTCCCCCGCCAACACCAAATACTGTGTGCAGATGATGCTGCGCAGCCTTCAGGAGTCACCGATCGGCCGCCGTTTGCTTGATAGCCAGACAATGCAGCAGATATG TGACATTTGGGAGCTGGGGGACTATTGCCGCGAGACGCAGCTCGTTTACCATCAAGCTGGCAACCAGGGAAGACGGGCGTGCCGCCCGCGCACACTTTCACTAGACCAGTCCGTCGACGGTAGCCTTGGCGGGGGCAAAAGACAATGTTTCGAAGGTCAAACCAGCAACCAGGAGCAGTCGGTTATTGAGGAAAACATATGCTTCATTCGCGCGAATTTCCCACAAG ATAACGAACTGCCGAAGACGAAGCTGTTTCTATACGCGCGCCGCAACAATCTGGAACTGGCACAGTACGAGGTGCAGCAGAAGGACAAGCTGTTCAAAGGGATCATCGAGTTCGACGGCAAGCGATACAGCAGCACGTTCTGGGAGAAGAGCAAACGGTTCGCTGAACAGGCCGCCGCCCTCGTCTGTCTCGTGCAGTTGGGCGTTGAGCAGCGGGACACACTGATCGCCAACGGTGCAATGATGAAACCCGTTTCCGAAGTCGCCGCTCCGACGCAGAACAGCTTCGACGAACCCAGCTCCAAGGAAATTTCGGCAAAGGAGACGCCCGAACAAAAGCCAATCGAGATTGCGGTGAAGGATTACGTGGTGGTTTGA
- the LOC125954773 gene encoding mitochondrial ornithine transporter 1, protein MHGSGDSSSLKTGVIDFVAGCLGGVALVYVSQPMDTVKVKMQTFPGLYRGMVDCTVQTFRRDGVVRGLYAGTLPAVVANVAENSVLFAAYGACQQVVGYAVRKPAITELSMVENASAGFLAAFFSSFTLCPTELIKCKLQALRETQSQAQSQSASSAETSTRRPTISSFALVSQILRTEGIAGMFRGLTSTFAREMPGYFFFFGGYEGTRELLAKPGQSKEEIGPLKTMVAGAVGGVALWTVIFPADVIKSRIQVYSMRASMTSVAIDIFRKEGPLAFYNGLVPTIVRTIPATAVLFVVYEYTKKTLSRLLD, encoded by the exons ATGCATGGCTCCGGGGACTCCAGCAGTTTGAAAACGGGCGTCATCGACTTTGTGGCAGGATGTTTGG GCGGTGTGGCACTGGTGTACGTTAGTCAGCCGATGGacacggtgaaggtgaagatgcAAACGTTTCCGGGGCTGTACCGTGGCATGGTGGACTGCACCGTGCAGACGTTCCGACGGGACGGTGTGGTGCGTGGCTTGTACGCAGGCACCCTGCCAGCGGTCGTGGCCAACGTAGCCGAAAACTCAGTATTATTCGCCGCGTACGGTGCATGCCAGCAGGTGGTTGGGTACGCGGTTCGTAAACCAGCCATCACGGAGCTATCGATGGTGGAGAACGCTAGTGCCGGCTTTCTGGCAgcattcttctcctccttcacaCTCTGTCCTACCGAATTGATCAAGTGTAAGCTGCAGGCGTTGCGCGAAACTCAATCGCAAGCCCAGTCGCAGTCGGCATCCTCCGCGGAAACGTCGACCCGACGGCCCACCATCTCGTCGTTTGCCCTCGTCAGTCAGATACTGCGCACCGAGGGCATCGCCGGAATGTTTCGTGGTCTGACGTCGACGTTTGCGCGCGAAATGCCGggttacttcttctttttcggcgGGTACGAGGGAACACGTGAGCTGTTGGCGAAACCGGGCCAATCGAAGGAGGAAATCGGCCCACTCAAAACGATGGTGGCAGGTGCAGTCGGTGGTGTCGCGCTCTGGACGGTCATCTTTCCAGCCGATGTCATCAAGAGCCGCATCCAGGTGTACAGCATGCGGGCAAGCATGACGAGCGTTGCGATCGACATCTTCCGCAAGGAGGGTCCCCTGGCGTTCTATAACGGGCTAGTGCCGACGATCGTCCGCACCATCCCAGCAACGGCTGTGCTTTTCGTGGTGTACGAGTACACGAAGAAAACGCTGAGCAGGCTTTTAGATTGA